The proteins below are encoded in one region of Desulfosalsimonas propionicica:
- a CDS encoding MaoC/PaaZ C-terminal domain-containing protein, with the protein MELNTRFVGTALRSRQTIVKWRDTMNYAAAVGDNNPVYFDDTRENGIIAPPMFCVALTWPICERLGEHLESESFPKEVIPTQVHYTEHIHIHRPMKPEDRLTIRGTIAGIQPHRAGTHVIIRFDATDDNGAPVFTEHLGGLMRGVRCTGAAAAQENVPEIPRHQADTGAMDWVQPLDINPLLPYIYDGCTGIYFPIHTSIQFARSVGLPGIILQGTATLALAVREITNAFSGCDPTRIRSISCRFTDMVEPGTRISIKATPVAENNGDNSIFFVVTNKDGRKAVRDGQVILKNVLDRKETLR; encoded by the coding sequence ATGGAACTCAATACTCGATTTGTCGGCACTGCATTGCGAAGCCGCCAAACTATTGTCAAGTGGCGTGATACCATGAATTACGCCGCGGCAGTGGGTGACAACAACCCCGTGTATTTTGATGATACACGGGAAAATGGCATCATTGCACCTCCCATGTTCTGTGTAGCCCTTACCTGGCCCATATGCGAGCGCCTGGGTGAACACCTTGAATCCGAATCTTTTCCAAAAGAAGTCATTCCCACTCAGGTTCACTACACAGAACATATCCATATCCATCGCCCCATGAAGCCGGAGGACCGGCTAACAATAAGGGGAACAATAGCCGGGATTCAGCCTCATCGTGCTGGCACGCACGTTATTATTCGATTTGATGCCACAGATGATAATGGTGCCCCGGTTTTTACGGAACATCTTGGCGGCCTGATGCGTGGAGTTCGCTGCACCGGTGCTGCCGCAGCACAAGAAAATGTACCTGAAATCCCCCGCCATCAGGCAGACACAGGTGCTATGGATTGGGTTCAGCCCCTGGACATTAATCCGCTCTTGCCCTACATATACGACGGTTGCACCGGTATCTATTTCCCGATTCACACATCGATACAATTTGCCCGCAGCGTGGGGCTTCCAGGCATTATTTTGCAGGGGACAGCCACGCTGGCGCTGGCGGTACGAGAGATTACAAACGCCTTTTCCGGGTGCGATCCGACCAGAATCCGGAGCATTTCCTGTCGGTTTACAGACATGGTGGAACCCGGAACCCGGATAAGCATAAAAGCAACTCCCGTGGCTGAAAATAATGGTGATAACAGCATCTTTTTCGTAGTCACCAACAAGGATGGACGCAAGGCTGTGCGGGACGGTCAAGTGATACTTAAAAATGTTTTAGACAGGAAAGAGACTCTTCGCTAA
- a CDS encoding YbgA family protein, which yields MEDRIKLGVSACLLGENVRYNGGHKLDHFLRDTLGQYVDYVPVCPEVEAGFGVPRETMQLVGDVDAPRLVKTKSRTDHTDQMRQWAQKRVKELEKEDLCGYIFKKDSPSSGLMRVKVYNEKGMPEKKGVGLFAREFVDHFPLIPVEEEGRLHDPKLRENFIEQIFTLKRWRDTLLKNPGTGGMVDFHSRNKLLLMAHSPEYARSMGKLMAGAAKMDQDAFRGEYEAQLIAAMRLKTTTKKHINVLQHIMGYFKKQLSADEKQELLETFDRFRAGHLPLLVPITLLNHYIRKYDQKYLKQQTYLNPHPIELKLRTYV from the coding sequence ATGGAAGATCGCATCAAGCTGGGCGTCAGTGCCTGTCTGTTGGGGGAAAACGTGCGTTACAACGGCGGGCATAAGCTGGATCACTTTCTTCGTGACACCCTGGGCCAATATGTGGATTATGTACCCGTATGCCCGGAGGTTGAGGCGGGTTTCGGGGTGCCGAGAGAGACCATGCAGCTGGTGGGAGACGTGGATGCTCCAAGGCTGGTAAAGACAAAATCCCGCACCGACCATACCGACCAGATGCGCCAGTGGGCGCAAAAACGGGTAAAAGAACTGGAAAAGGAGGATTTGTGCGGCTATATCTTTAAAAAAGATTCGCCGAGCAGCGGCTTGATGCGGGTAAAGGTGTACAATGAAAAGGGCATGCCTGAAAAAAAAGGCGTGGGCCTGTTTGCCCGGGAGTTTGTGGACCATTTTCCCCTGATTCCGGTGGAAGAAGAGGGCCGGCTTCATGATCCAAAGCTTCGGGAGAATTTTATTGAGCAGATTTTTACCTTGAAAAGATGGCGGGACACGCTTTTAAAAAATCCCGGCACAGGGGGCATGGTGGATTTTCATTCCAGAAACAAACTGCTTTTGATGGCCCACAGCCCCGAGTACGCGCGCAGCATGGGAAAACTGATGGCCGGAGCCGCAAAAATGGATCAGGATGCATTCCGCGGGGAATATGAGGCGCAGCTGATTGCCGCCATGCGACTGAAGACCACGACCAAAAAACACATCAACGTGCTTCAGCACATCATGGGATATTTCAAAAAGCAGCTGTCCGCTGATGAGAAGCAGGAACTGCTTGAAACTTTTGACCGGTTCAGGGCGGGCCATCTTCCCCTGCTGGTTCCCATAACGCTTTTAAACCACTACATCCGCAAATATGATCAAAAGTATCTTAAACAGCAGACCTACTTAAATCCACACCCCATTGAACTCAAGCTGCGAACCTATGTTTGA
- a CDS encoding peroxiredoxin-like family protein, with product MDYQDLKPRITGVKIENLQQEIVELVSVWKNRTVLLSFLRHFGUVFARQQVAALIKIKDQLDHEGIWLAAIGSGSPEQAKSFALTHGFAGEMYVSRDLAAYKAFELIRGFWRSVGPASLYRGIYAMKKGFRQGSTAGDPWQQGGIFLIGPGDNLFFGHRDRFAGDLADLNQVLAAFRQKHSPDPGTSGPIINPGGRTN from the coding sequence TTGGATTACCAGGATTTAAAGCCCAGAATCACCGGCGTAAAGATTGAAAACCTGCAGCAAGAAATCGTGGAGCTTGTATCTGTCTGGAAAAACCGGACAGTTCTCCTGTCCTTTCTGCGTCATTTTGGATGAGTTTTTGCCCGGCAGCAGGTTGCTGCCCTGATAAAAATCAAGGATCAACTGGACCATGAAGGCATATGGCTTGCCGCCATCGGAAGCGGAAGCCCCGAGCAGGCCAAATCCTTTGCATTAACCCATGGGTTTGCCGGTGAAATGTATGTCAGCCGGGACCTTGCTGCATACAAGGCCTTTGAACTGATTCGCGGCTTTTGGCGCTCTGTCGGCCCCGCATCCCTTTACCGGGGCATTTATGCCATGAAAAAAGGATTCCGCCAGGGGTCCACAGCCGGGGACCCCTGGCAGCAAGGGGGTATTTTTCTGATCGGCCCGGGCGACAATCTTTTTTTCGGCCACCGGGACCGGTTTGCCGGTGATCTCGCTGATTTAAACCAGGTTCTGGCGGCCTTCAGGCAAAAGCATTCACCGGATCCGGGCACCAGCGGTCCAATCATCAATCCGGGCGGAAGAACCAATTGA
- a CDS encoding chalcone isomerase family protein produces the protein MKTKPHVCIGVLLAWLFIVGCPAEAREPGYAKQKNIDGHTLTLRGTGVLRYMVFIKAYKGAFYLQEGKTADQATDGKASRCLVLYYFQPIKAGDFARATREMIKKNVSSDRFSSLLPKIEKFNELYRDIKPGDRYTAAYTPESGTRLWRNDKLLGGVEGASFAAAFFAIWIGENPIDETFRDRMLGRRRS, from the coding sequence TTGAAAACAAAACCGCATGTGTGCATTGGTGTCCTGCTGGCATGGCTTTTCATTGTGGGTTGCCCCGCCGAAGCACGGGAACCCGGCTATGCCAAACAAAAAAATATAGATGGCCATACCCTGACCCTTCGCGGCACGGGTGTGCTGCGCTACATGGTCTTTATCAAGGCCTACAAAGGCGCGTTTTATCTTCAGGAAGGCAAAACCGCAGACCAGGCCACAGACGGGAAGGCATCCCGCTGCCTGGTGCTTTACTATTTTCAGCCCATCAAGGCCGGCGATTTTGCCAGGGCCACCAGGGAAATGATCAAAAAAAACGTCTCTTCGGATCGATTTTCCTCCCTTTTGCCGAAAATCGAAAAATTTAACGAATTATACCGCGACATCAAGCCCGGTGACCGTTATACAGCCGCATACACCCCCGAAAGCGGAACCCGTCTGTGGCGCAATGACAAACTTCTGGGCGGGGTTGAAGGCGCATCCTTTGCTGCTGCGTTTTTTGCCATCTGGATCGGTGAAAACCCGATAGACGAAACTTTCCGGGACCGCATGCTTGGAAGGCGCCGGTCGTGA
- a CDS encoding DUF2177 family protein — protein sequence MNYFFSAAFFKVAGIAIVIFILADMLWLAVVARHLYFRQMGYLASVENGRIVFNLPVGILAQAIIALALAVFISLAIIVENRLAAAVCTGAFAGFALYCTYDLTNLSFVKGYPVFISLVDIAWGTAQGLFAGFYVFYLTRFFRAGF from the coding sequence ATGAACTATTTTTTTTCCGCTGCGTTTTTCAAGGTTGCCGGCATTGCCATTGTGATTTTTATCCTGGCCGATATGCTGTGGCTCGCAGTTGTTGCACGGCATCTTTATTTCAGGCAGATGGGCTATCTGGCATCGGTTGAAAACGGGCGCATCGTCTTTAACCTGCCGGTGGGAATCCTGGCCCAGGCAATCATTGCCCTGGCGCTTGCGGTATTTATCTCCCTGGCGATCATTGTGGAAAACCGCCTTGCTGCAGCCGTTTGCACCGGCGCGTTTGCCGGGTTTGCCCTTTACTGCACATATGATCTGACCAACCTGTCATTTGTTAAAGGCTACCCTGTGTTTATTTCCCTGGTCGACATTGCCTGGGGAACCGCCCAGGGCCTTTTTGCCGGGTTTTACGTGTTTTACCTCACCCGGTTTTTTCGTGCCGGTTTTTGA
- the lipB gene encoding lipoyl(octanoyl) transferase LipB — protein MSNTGFKYQGQCCPKPVWACLELPVTDYRQALRLQQNLVSARASRALNRDIVLVLQHFPVFTLGNRGGEEHLHVSGDFLEARGISLVETDRGGSITYHGPGQLVAYPVVDLPLNGWLVVDFVHALESVMISIAGQWGVAAQRHALGRGAWVRGKKIGSVGLRVSRKVSFHGLALNVDPHLDPFDWIAPCGLSGIQMTSIARETGGPVSMNKIARSARAHFSSVFNVELEPVPADYVADYWR, from the coding sequence ATGAGCAATACAGGTTTCAAATATCAGGGACAATGCTGCCCAAAGCCTGTCTGGGCCTGCCTGGAGCTGCCGGTAACCGATTACAGGCAGGCCCTGCGCCTGCAGCAGAATTTGGTTTCCGCCCGTGCCAGCCGGGCGTTAAACCGGGATATCGTGCTTGTTCTCCAGCACTTCCCGGTTTTTACCCTGGGCAACCGGGGCGGAGAAGAGCACCTGCACGTTTCCGGGGATTTTCTAGAGGCCCGGGGCATTTCCCTGGTTGAAACCGACCGGGGTGGGAGCATCACCTATCACGGGCCGGGACAGCTTGTGGCCTATCCTGTGGTGGATTTGCCTTTAAATGGCTGGCTTGTCGTGGACTTTGTTCATGCCCTGGAATCCGTAATGATTTCCATTGCCGGGCAGTGGGGGGTGGCAGCGCAAAGACACGCCCTGGGCCGCGGGGCCTGGGTCCGGGGTAAAAAAATCGGCAGCGTTGGCCTGCGGGTAAGCCGGAAAGTCAGTTTTCACGGACTGGCCTTAAACGTGGATCCGCATCTTGACCCCTTTGACTGGATTGCGCCCTGCGGTCTGTCCGGGATTCAGATGACCTCCATTGCCAGGGAAACAGGCGGCCCTGTATCCATGAACAAGATCGCCCGATCGGCCCGGGCCCATTTTTCAAGTGTTTTTAATGTTGAACTGGAGCCGGTGCCGGCCGATTACGTGGCGGATTACTGGAGGTAG
- the istB gene encoding IS21-like element helper ATPase IstB, which yields MNHKDTPKNPSDLDAHLQYLKLAYIARHYNDLARQASKKQWGHVDYLARLIDGETALRHDRSIQRRIRLARFPVIKTLDQFNWIWPKTINRLQVQNLFALQFIKNKSNVIFLGGVGLGKTHLATALGCAACLKGHSVLFATAIDVINTLTAAQLAGRLKHELKKYTKPELLILDDLGYLPIDKAGADLLFQVISLRYELGALVITSNRAFKDWPESFNNDATLTSAMLDRLLHHAETIVIEGKSYRMKDQIES from the coding sequence ATGAACCATAAAGATACACCAAAGAACCCCTCGGACCTTGACGCCCATTTGCAGTATCTAAAGCTTGCCTATATCGCCCGGCATTACAATGATTTGGCCCGGCAGGCATCCAAGAAACAATGGGGCCACGTTGACTATCTGGCCCGGCTTATCGACGGAGAAACCGCTCTTCGCCATGACCGCTCCATCCAGCGGCGTATCCGTCTGGCCCGCTTCCCGGTAATCAAAACCCTTGACCAGTTCAACTGGATCTGGCCCAAGACGATTAACCGCCTGCAGGTCCAGAATCTGTTTGCCCTGCAGTTTATCAAAAACAAGTCCAACGTGATCTTTTTGGGCGGTGTGGGCCTGGGTAAAACCCATCTGGCAACCGCTCTGGGTTGTGCGGCCTGCCTTAAAGGCCACAGTGTCCTTTTTGCCACGGCAATTGACGTGATCAACACCCTGACAGCCGCCCAGTTGGCCGGACGTTTAAAACATGAGCTCAAAAAATACACCAAGCCGGAACTCCTGATCCTTGACGACCTCGGCTATCTTCCCATTGACAAGGCCGGAGCTGATCTCTTGTTCCAGGTCATAAGCCTTCGCTATGAACTGGGTGCCCTGGTCATCACCTCCAACCGGGCATTTAAAGACTGGCCTGAAAGCTTTAACAATGATGCCACTTTGACCTCTGCCATGCTTGACAGGCTGCTGCATCATGCAGAAACCATCGTCATCGAGGGCAAAAGCTATCGCATGAAAGACCAGATAGAATCATGA
- the istA gene encoding IS21 family transposase — MIDYEQFCKIKLLKEQKGLTSPLIARELGLDVRTVAKWIDEKTFKPRALALRPSKLDAFKDQIVRMIETHPYTASPIFYRIREQGFDGSYAIVKEYVRKIRPARAPAYLSLAFAPAECAQVDWGSWGSVNVGGTRRRLSFFVMVLCYSRMMYVEFTVSQTMEHFLACHEHAFSIFGGVTAKVMVDNLKSAVLSRIIGRDPVFNPRHLDFANHYGFTIVPCNVGKGNEKGRGENAVGYVKKTFFPVWISRILMPWGLLYGIGQMISPMSGSTAPPGKNPLICLKKKERI; from the coding sequence ATGATCGACTACGAACAGTTCTGCAAAATCAAGCTGCTAAAAGAACAAAAGGGCCTGACATCGCCCCTGATCGCACGAGAGCTGGGCCTTGATGTGCGCACGGTGGCCAAGTGGATTGATGAAAAAACCTTCAAACCCCGGGCCCTGGCTTTGCGGCCCAGCAAGCTCGACGCCTTCAAAGATCAAATCGTCCGGATGATAGAAACGCATCCTTATACTGCCTCACCAATATTTTACCGCATCCGGGAGCAGGGTTTTGACGGCAGTTATGCCATTGTCAAGGAATATGTCCGCAAAATCCGGCCTGCCAGGGCGCCGGCCTATCTAAGCCTGGCTTTTGCCCCGGCAGAGTGCGCCCAGGTGGACTGGGGCTCCTGGGGCTCGGTCAACGTAGGCGGCACCCGGCGCAGGCTGAGTTTTTTTGTCATGGTCCTGTGCTACAGCCGGATGATGTATGTCGAGTTCACCGTGTCCCAGACCATGGAGCATTTTTTGGCCTGCCATGAGCATGCTTTTTCAATTTTTGGCGGGGTTACGGCCAAAGTCATGGTCGATAACCTCAAATCCGCGGTTTTGTCGCGTATTATCGGCCGGGATCCGGTCTTTAATCCCAGACACCTTGATTTTGCCAATCATTACGGCTTTACCATCGTGCCGTGCAATGTGGGCAAAGGAAATGAAAAAGGCCGTGGGGAAAATGCCGTGGGCTATGTCAAAAAAACTTTCTTTCCGGTCTGGATATCCCGCATTTTGATGCCCTGGGGCCTGCTGTACGGCATTGGACAGATGATATCGCCAATGTCCGGATCCACGGCACCACCCGGGAAAAACCCGTTGATCTGTTTGAAAAAGAAAGAGCGCATCTGA
- a CDS encoding tyrosine-type recombinase/integrase, with the protein MKDAKRSGYIDQVPEFPKLKGKNKVVAPPIRYISPADQMRIIEKIPQKHRPIFLFMMATGCRPAEARALRKSDIRGDGKIWFEVAFGRGEELKTVKQAKSGYFPITEEVQQIFDQQPRNLTQWMFPNPTTGKPYTKNINRIWNKACDDAGVKRINLYNATRHSFACQMLNNGTDKGLVSRLLRHSDPRMIERYAEYEEDPLRAAVEKVRRVDFTNKMQTNNTGDKNE; encoded by the coding sequence ATGAAAGATGCAAAGCGATCCGGTTATATTGACCAGGTGCCGGAGTTTCCGAAGCTGAAAGGCAAAAACAAGGTTGTTGCCCCACCGATCCGGTATATCTCCCCGGCAGATCAGATGCGGATCATTGAAAAAATCCCACAAAAACACCGGCCAATTTTTTTGTTTATGATGGCCACCGGGTGCCGACCGGCAGAAGCAAGGGCATTGAGGAAATCTGATATCCGGGGCGACGGCAAAATATGGTTTGAGGTGGCCTTTGGCCGCGGCGAAGAATTAAAAACAGTCAAGCAAGCAAAATCCGGGTATTTCCCAATCACCGAAGAAGTCCAGCAAATATTTGATCAGCAGCCGAGAAATCTAACGCAATGGATGTTTCCAAACCCGACCACGGGTAAGCCTTACACGAAAAACATCAACCGGATTTGGAATAAGGCATGTGACGATGCCGGGGTTAAAAGGATCAATCTTTACAATGCCACACGCCATAGTTTTGCCTGCCAAATGCTCAACAACGGCACAGACAAGGGACTTGTCTCCCGGTTGCTCAGGCATAGTGATCCGCGTATGATTGAACGCTATGCAGAATACGAAGAAGATCCGTTGCGGGCTGCCGTGGAAAAGGTCCGGCGGGTTGACTTTACAAACAAAATGCAAACAAACAATACGGGCGATAAAAATGAATAA
- a CDS encoding sugar phosphate isomerase/epimerase family protein, translating into MRYGVMNSPVNPLLQEVEILGKLGFDYMEVTMDAPHAHHSVIRAQKDDLCRALEGFGMELACHLPTFVSTADLTDTIREASIRETLDAMHMAAELGAIKAVLHPSFIQGLGAMMPDLARKRAMEAMGRLLGEAEKLRLTVCVENLFPRSLSLARPEDFDTVFNAFPNAQLTLDTGHAHIQGGTERILAFINRFAGRIGHVHASDNRGRDDDHLPIGAGTIDFAEVVKALKQIGYNETITLEVFAKDRDYLRISRDKLREMFAAH; encoded by the coding sequence ATGCGCTATGGTGTCATGAATTCTCCTGTAAATCCGCTTTTGCAGGAAGTGGAAATTCTTGGCAAACTCGGATTTGATTATATGGAAGTGACAATGGATGCGCCCCATGCGCACCATTCGGTCATAAGAGCGCAAAAAGACGATCTTTGCCGGGCCCTGGAAGGGTTTGGCATGGAGCTGGCCTGCCATTTGCCCACATTTGTCTCCACTGCGGATCTCACCGACACGATCCGGGAAGCCTCCATCCGGGAAACCCTGGATGCCATGCACATGGCCGCCGAGCTCGGGGCCATCAAGGCGGTGCTGCATCCGAGCTTTATTCAGGGCCTGGGCGCCATGATGCCGGATCTGGCCCGAAAACGCGCCATGGAGGCCATGGGCCGGCTGCTTGGCGAGGCGGAAAAACTGCGCCTGACCGTGTGCGTGGAAAACCTGTTCCCCCGCTCCCTTTCCCTTGCGCGGCCGGAGGATTTTGACACGGTTTTCAATGCATTTCCCAATGCACAGCTGACACTGGATACGGGCCATGCCCACATCCAGGGCGGAACCGAGCGAATCCTTGCTTTCATCAATCGCTTTGCCGGGCGCATCGGCCATGTCCATGCCAGCGACAACCGGGGCCGGGATGATGATCATCTTCCCATCGGGGCCGGTACCATTGATTTTGCCGAAGTGGTCAAGGCATTAAAGCAGATCGGATACAACGAAACCATCACCCTGGAGGTCTTTGCCAAAGACCGGGATTATCTGCGCATCAGCCGCGACAAGCTTCGGGAGATGTTTGCAGCGCATTGA
- a CDS encoding class I adenylate-forming enzyme family protein: MTWQDLSLTWHYVEKWALETPAAEALVFEENRLTWSNFKSEMDKAARAFIDAGVKKGDRVALLSMARTEFPVTYMAANKVGGIWLGMNPKFTIDELRYQIADSKPAVLIAVSEFQGNDLSANIQTLVKEFPFLKKVLVIGNRVAGTEDYREFLEQDRSDAEMALEERLRQVTPGDEALLMYTSGSTGKPKGVVHTHNSIIENIKVEADKFYFRQGSRALLHFPINHVAADVEIGFAGILAGGCLVCMDRFDPVKSLNVIEKEKINVVGQVPVMFLLQIQQQAFWEVDLNNIELFAWAGSAAPDLMVRVLSGIARNTGAKLITGYGSTETCGFVTYTEKDDDTGTLLHTVGKIAPPFELKIVDSNRAELPDGQIGEIAVRGPFMFSRYWNMPEETARVLDPDGWYYTTDLAYRDQRGYIHITGRISEMFKSGGENVYPREVEEIIELDEAVLFAAVIAVPDEIFQEVGWAWIMLQPGKETTESAVENLCRAKLANYKVPKRFFIRKNLPLLANGKIDKAALREEAKKILEEQ, encoded by the coding sequence ATGACTTGGCAGGATCTCTCTTTAACATGGCATTATGTTGAAAAGTGGGCACTGGAGACGCCTGCGGCAGAAGCGCTGGTTTTTGAAGAAAACCGTCTGACCTGGAGCAACTTCAAATCCGAAATGGACAAGGCGGCCCGGGCGTTTATCGATGCCGGCGTTAAAAAGGGAGATCGCGTGGCCTTGCTTTCCATGGCGCGGACCGAGTTCCCCGTGACCTACATGGCGGCCAACAAGGTCGGGGGAATCTGGCTGGGCATGAATCCGAAGTTCACCATCGATGAACTGCGCTATCAAATCGCTGACAGCAAGCCTGCAGTGTTGATTGCGGTCAGCGAATTTCAGGGAAACGATCTGTCTGCAAACATTCAAACCCTGGTAAAAGAATTCCCATTTTTGAAAAAGGTGCTTGTAATTGGCAACAGGGTTGCTGGTACTGAGGATTACCGGGAATTTCTGGAACAGGACCGAAGCGATGCGGAAATGGCACTGGAAGAAAGGCTCCGCCAGGTAACGCCGGGAGATGAGGCTCTTCTTATGTATACGTCTGGTTCCACAGGTAAACCCAAAGGCGTAGTGCATACACACAACAGCATTATTGAAAACATTAAGGTGGAGGCTGATAAATTCTACTTTCGCCAGGGCAGCCGCGCATTGCTGCATTTTCCGATCAATCATGTTGCAGCCGACGTGGAAATCGGTTTTGCAGGTATACTGGCCGGCGGTTGCCTGGTCTGCATGGACCGGTTTGATCCGGTTAAGTCCTTGAACGTCATTGAAAAGGAAAAAATCAACGTGGTGGGCCAGGTGCCGGTGATGTTTTTGCTCCAGATCCAGCAGCAAGCCTTCTGGGAAGTTGATTTGAACAATATCGAGCTTTTCGCCTGGGCCGGGTCAGCAGCGCCGGATTTGATGGTCAGGGTCCTTTCCGGCATTGCCCGGAATACCGGGGCAAAACTCATCACCGGTTATGGCAGCACAGAGACATGCGGATTTGTTACCTATACAGAAAAAGATGACGATACGGGAACCCTGCTGCACACCGTTGGTAAAATTGCACCGCCCTTTGAACTCAAAATCGTTGACAGCAACCGTGCTGAACTGCCCGATGGACAGATCGGCGAAATCGCCGTTCGGGGCCCTTTTATGTTTTCCCGATACTGGAACATGCCGGAAGAAACCGCCCGCGTACTTGACCCAGACGGATGGTATTACACCACTGACCTTGCCTACAGGGATCAACGGGGCTACATCCATATAACCGGCAGGATATCCGAGATGTTTAAAAGCGGAGGGGAAAACGTCTATCCGCGGGAAGTTGAAGAGATCATTGAACTCGATGAAGCCGTCTTGTTTGCTGCCGTAATTGCCGTACCAGATGAAATATTCCAGGAAGTGGGCTGGGCATGGATCATGCTGCAGCCGGGTAAGGAGACGACCGAATCAGCGGTGGAAAACCTCTGTCGGGCTAAGCTTGCAAACTACAAGGTGCCCAAGCGCTTCTTCATCCGTAAGAATCTGCCTCTGCTGGCCAATGGCAAAATAGACAAAGCCGCCCTGCGCGAGGAAGCAAAAAAGATCCTGGAAGAACAATAG
- a CDS encoding pyridoxamine 5'-phosphate oxidase family protein yields MHEEIQSLIRAGRHCVMATAADNKPYCSLMAYVVNDDCTRIFVGTRRNTRKYQNLAENPLVSLLMDSRDQHRPQALTIEGEIEEIEQDTEKDQIREALVARHPELKSLLDSPDAAIICVRVKSVVFLNGLTDVFRQQIE; encoded by the coding sequence ATGCATGAGGAAATCCAATCACTGATCCGGGCCGGGCGCCATTGTGTCATGGCCACTGCCGCAGACAACAAGCCCTACTGCTCTTTAATGGCCTATGTTGTCAATGATGACTGCACCCGGATATTTGTGGGTACCCGACGCAATACCCGCAAGTATCAAAACCTCGCTGAAAATCCCCTTGTCAGCCTGCTCATGGATTCCCGGGATCAGCACCGGCCCCAGGCACTCACCATTGAAGGCGAGATTGAAGAAATTGAACAGGATACGGAAAAAGATCAAATCCGCGAAGCGCTGGTGGCCAGACATCCGGAACTCAAAAGCCTGCTGGACTCTCCGGATGCGGCCATTATCTGCGTCAGGGTCAAGTCGGTGGTTTTTTTAAACGGATTGACAGACGTGTTTCGCCAACAGATTGAATAA
- a CDS encoding Mu transposase domain-containing protein: MRASSQFRITLDTNRYSVPAEYAGSMLTLKTYPDRLCIYHQDKLIARHMRSYDRHQDFEDPDHPRALLAQRRMNPHHHVRKIVALSDIYGAGAVAAAMQDAFVYQAFSSEYIANLLEQRKRIRPEPSALQLTRRQDLLDLAIENPDLAIYQPAKNKDDKS; the protein is encoded by the coding sequence GTGCGGGCCTCAAGCCAGTTCCGCATCACCCTTGATACCAACCGCTACTCGGTGCCGGCCGAATATGCCGGCTCCATGCTCACGCTTAAAACCTATCCGGACAGGCTCTGTATTTATCATCAGGACAAGCTTATTGCCCGACACATGCGCAGCTATGACCGGCATCAGGACTTTGAGGACCCGGATCATCCCCGGGCGCTTCTGGCACAGCGCCGCATGAACCCGCACCACCATGTACGCAAAATCGTGGCCTTAAGCGATATATACGGCGCCGGGGCCGTGGCTGCGGCAATGCAGGACGCCTTTGTCTATCAGGCCTTCTCCAGCGAATATATCGCCAATCTGCTTGAACAGCGAAAACGCATCCGTCCAGAGCCCTCTGCCTTACAGCTCACCCGCAGGCAGGACCTGCTGGATCTGGCAATAGAAAACCCGGATCTTGCCATCTATCAACCCGCAAAAAACAAGGACGATAAATCATGA